Sequence from the Herbaspirillum sp. meg3 genome:
CGCGTACTTCGCATTCGATGTCTTTGAGTTCCGTGGCAAACAGATGCGCCTTCGGCAGGCACAGGCGATTGATGTGCAGCTTGCGCTCGTTGCGTTGCATGCCGGGATGTTGCGGATTGCGCTCACGGCGCAGGCGTACCAGTTCTTCGCCGATCATCATGCGCGATAGCCCGGCACTGGTTTCATTGCGCGGATCGCAGTTGCCGGTCACGCGGCCGCCGCGCATCACCGTGGCGCTGTGGCACAGCGCACGGATTTCGTCGAGCTTGTGGCTGATATAGAGAATGCTGCAGCCTTCGTCGGCCAGTTTGCGCAGCGTGACAAACAGCTTCTCGACCGCTTGTGGCGTCAGCACCGAAGTCGGTTCATCGAGGATCAGCAGTTGCGGATTGGTCAGCAGCGCACGGACGATTTCCACGCGCTGGCGTTCGCCCACCGACAGGGTATGGACGTGACGATTCGGCTCCAGCTCCAGGCCGTATTTTTCACCGGTCTGACGGATGCGCGCGATCAGATCCTGCATGTCGGTGTCGGAATCCAGGCCCAGTGCGATGTTTTCAGCAACCGTCAGTGTGTCGAACAGCGAGAAGTGCTGGAACACCATGGCGATACCGAGCTTGCGCGCAATTTGCGGATTGGCGATGTGCACCAGTTCGCCGTTCCAGTAAATTTCGCCGGCGTCGGGTTTGACGGTGCCGAAGATGATTTTCATCAGCGTCGATTTGCCGGCGCCGTTTTCACCGAGTACGGCGTGGATTTCACCGGGCGCGACGCTCAGGTTGATATCGTCGTTGGCCAGCACGCCGGGATAGGCTTTGCGGATGTGTGCGATGTGCAGGCGGGAAGATGGTGCAGTCACGGATTCCCCTTCAGAGACCGGCGCGGTTGCGCGCGCAGGCGGTCTTTACGTTATTCAAATGATCTGCGGAATTTACCATAGCCAGATTGTCAATAATCAGGAAAATGATCACTTGTTGCCGCCGCGATGCGCCCAGCGCGTCGTGCGTTTTTCAATGATGGCAAACAACTCGTACATCGCCATCGCCATCGCACCGATGACGACCAGACCGGCAAAGGCCAGCGGCATCTTCATCGACGATCCGGCCGATACCAGCAGATACCCGATGCCTTCGTTGGAGGCGTTCATTTCCGACACGGTCGAGCCGACAAATGCCAGCGTGATGGCGACCTTCAGCGAGGCGAAGAAATACGGCAGCGAGCGCGGCAGGCCGACCTTGAGCAGGATGTCCATGCGTTTGGCGCCGAGCACGCGCAGTACGTCCTCCAGTTCCGGCTCCAGTGTTGCCAGGCCGGTGGCGATGTTGACCATGATCGGGAAGAAAGAAATCAGGAAAGCCGTCA
This genomic interval carries:
- a CDS encoding ABC transporter ATP-binding protein — protein: MTAPSSRLHIAHIRKAYPGVLANDDINLSVAPGEIHAVLGENGAGKSTLMKIIFGTVKPDAGEIYWNGELVHIANPQIARKLGIAMVFQHFSLFDTLTVAENIALGLDSDTDMQDLIARIRQTGEKYGLELEPNRHVHTLSVGERQRVEIVRALLTNPQLLILDEPTSVLTPQAVEKLFVTLRKLADEGCSILYISHKLDEIRALCHSATVMRGGRVTGNCDPRNETSAGLSRMMIGEELVRLRRERNPQHPGMQRNERKLHINRLCLPKAHLFATELKDIECEVRAGEIVGIAGVSGNGQQELLAALSGEDQRAAPNMIMLTGSAVGHLAPNPRRAKGLGLVPEERLGRGAVPTLSLSANMLLSHQKVPYVKHGMIDFGYTRKIAASIIERFKVKASGPDALAKSLSGGNLQKFIVGREMERKPSVFIVAQPTWGVDVGAAAQIHAEILALKQEGCAVLVISEELDELFALCDRLHVIAKGQLSPSIAIEQATREQVGLWMSGLWNDETPNADAEAAHV
- a CDS encoding ABC transporter permease, with protein sequence MKKPSSLNKAARTLAPWLLLLAILVVWQFICSVLEVSEFIFPSPMAIIEAMIEFAGPIAHHAISTFWVTMVGFAIAVAVGVSLGFLIGSSPLLYAAAYPLMTAFNALPKAAFVPVLVVWFGIGAGPAILTAFLISFFPIMVNIATGLATLEPELEDVLRVLGAKRMDILLKVGLPRSLPYFFASLKVAITLAFVGSTVSEMNASNEGIGYLLVSAGSSMKMPLAFAGLVVIGAMAMAMYELFAIIEKRTTRWAHRGGNK